A single region of the Microbulbifer sp. MKSA007 genome encodes:
- the grpE gene encoding nucleotide exchange factor GrpE, with protein sequence MARERSEEDQIKEGAEHAPATDEGVSAEIEDPSSIESELAEEALREEAEGADALHEEIIKLQEQLAAHKDMALRAQAEEQNARRRAQQDIERARKFAVEKLLQDLLPVVDNLERALATIDTADEANKALVEGIELTHKSFVETLTKNAVEVVDPAGEPFDPELHQAMTQVPNGEVEPNTVLDVFQKGYRLNGRLVRPAMVVVSKAP encoded by the coding sequence GTGGCCAGAGAGCGCAGCGAAGAAGATCAGATTAAAGAGGGGGCGGAGCACGCACCAGCTACAGACGAGGGCGTTTCAGCAGAGATTGAAGACCCTTCCTCTATAGAAAGCGAACTTGCCGAGGAAGCCCTGCGGGAAGAGGCCGAAGGTGCCGATGCCCTGCACGAGGAAATTATCAAGTTGCAGGAGCAGCTGGCAGCGCACAAGGATATGGCCCTGCGCGCCCAGGCGGAAGAGCAGAACGCCCGCCGCCGCGCGCAACAGGATATCGAGCGCGCGCGCAAATTTGCGGTAGAGAAGTTGCTGCAGGATTTGCTACCTGTAGTGGACAACCTCGAGCGTGCACTGGCGACGATCGATACGGCCGACGAAGCCAACAAGGCCTTGGTAGAAGGTATCGAGCTGACCCACAAATCTTTCGTTGAAACCCTGACGAAAAATGCTGTGGAAGTTGTCGATCCGGCCGGTGAGCCCTTCGACCCAGAACTGCACCAGGCTATGACCCAGGTGCCCAACGGCGAGGTGGAGCCGAACACGGTTCTGGATGTGTTTCAAAAAGGTTATCGCCTCAATGGCCGCCTGGTTCGCCCGGCCATGGTGGTGGTCAGCAAAGCGCCGTAA